The stretch of DNA CGGAATCGGGTTGGGACGTCCGCGAATACGCACCGGCCGTGGTGGGTGTCCTTCGTATCGGAGACGAGTCCGTATGATCTGCCGAATGATTATTCAGGTGCTGATGTCGGGGACGCTGTCGGTCGCTACGACGATAGCGGCGGGTTCGGAGCCAATCGAAATCGCGCTGTGGGGCGACACGCAACTCGCCGCGGACGACATCGGCAAGTACGAGGGTCGTGAGAGTGATCGACCGAATCGCTGGCTGACGGGCGTCGAGCACCCGGTCGTTAGCGTCTATCGACCCGAGGCCATGAACGCGACCGGCGCGGCGGTCGTGGTCTTCCCTGGCGGCGGCTACGCAGGGCAGGCGATCGACAAGGAAGGGCACTACGTCGCCGAGTGGTTGAGCCAGCGCGGCGTCACCGCAATGGTGGTCCCGTACCGCTGCGGCGGCGGCAAGCAGTTGCATCCGGTCCCGCTGGCCGATGCGAAGCGCGCGGTGCGCCTGATGCGCAGCCGTGCGGAGGAATGGGGAGTGGATACCGCGAAGATCGGTGTGATGGGCTTCTCGGCCGGCGGGCATCTTGCCGCGACCGCATCGACCCTCTTCGACCTGCCGCTGGAAGGGCCACTCGAAGGGATCGACGATACGTTCGCCGAAGTCTCCGCCCGGCCCGATTTTTCGATCCTCGTTTATCCCGTGATCTCGATGCGCCCCGAAGTATCGCACGGCGGGTCGGGTCGGAATCTGCTCGGCGAATCGCCCGACGAGGCGCTCGTCGTACAAATGTCTGCTGACGAACAAGTCACCGCCCAAACACCGCCGGCGCTGATCGTCCACAGCATCGACGACGGCGCGGTGCCCGTCGCCAACGCGCAGCGCTACTACGAAGCGTGCCGTGCGCACGGCGTGCCCGTTGAGATGCACCTCTACGAGACGGGCGGCCACGGCTATGGCATGTGGGCGACCGAGGGGTCGGTAGCCGCTTGGCCCGCGGTGCTGGAGGGGTGGCTGGTGGGACGTGGGTTGGCCACCGCAGCCAACTAACGAGCGTCAGCGACGTGCGCTGTCCCCCTCCCTTATTAGGGAGGGTTTAGGGGAGGGTCTTGATACTCCCTCAACGATGTCGCGCACAACTGGGTCGCGCTACAACTAGATTGCGTGTCGCTCCAAAGGCGGACGACATCGTTGCAGACGATCGACACCCTCCCCCGACCCCTCCCTAAAAGGGAGGGGGGATTCTTCACTCCCTACTTCTTCGCCAATTCCTTCTCGATGTCGGCGACGAAGTCGGCGTCTCCTGGCGCGACGCCCGACGCGTAGCGGCCCACGACCTTGCCGTCGCGGCCGACGAGGAACTTCTCGAAGTTCCACTTGATCGCGCCGGGGTGGGGCGACTCTTTCGTCAGGTACTTGTAGAGCGGCGCTTGGCCGTCGCCGTTGACCTCGACCTTCTCGAGCATGTCGAAGTCGACGCCGTACTTGGTCGAGCAGAACGTCGCGATCTCTTCGGCCGTCCCGGGCTCTTGGCCGCCGAACTGGTTGCAGGGGACGCCGACGATCTCGAGGCCCTGGTCGGCGTACTTCTCGTTGAGCGCTTGCAGGCCGGCGTACTGACGGGTGTAGCCGCACTTGCTGGCGACATTGACGAAGAGCACCACCTTGCCGGCGTACTCGTCGGCAAGGTTCACGGGCTCGCCTTCGAGGGTCTTCATCTCGAACGCCAGCGCGGCGGGCGCCTTGGAGTCGGCGAGGAGGTCTTGGGCGGACACGATGGCGGCCTGGGTGAGGAGGGCGATGGCGAGGGCGGAGCCGAGCAGGCGTTGCATGGCGCTAGCGGAGTTAGAGGTTGGTTGGTTGTCGAACCGATTGTAGGCGCAAGTCCGGAGCGGGTAGCCCTTACTGTCTTAAGGCGGCGCCGTCGTTGGTGAGTTTGACCACCATGTCGGGGCCGTTGAGCACTGCGTAGATGGCGCCGCTGGGGTCGATGGCGATGTCGCGGACACGGCCGGCGCCCTTGAGCAATTGCTCGTTGTGCATCACACGGCCATTGGCGATGGCGAGTCGCTGCACCGTCTCGTACGATAAGCCGCTGACGATCAGGTTGTTCCGCCAACGGGGGAACTCTTCGCCCCGGCAGAACTCGACGCCACAGACGGCGATCGACGGGACCCAGTAGTAGACGGGCTGCTCCATCCCCTTGGCGCGTTGCTGGTCGCTGATCGCCAGGCCGTTGTAGTTGATGCCGTACGTGATCTTAGGCCAGCCGTAGTTGGCACCCGACTTGAGGATGTTGACCTCGTCGCCGCCCATCGGGCCGTGCTCGGTCTCCCAGATGGCGCCGCTCCGCGGGTGCGTCGCCAGGCCCTGTGGGTTGCGGTTGCCGTAGGTGAAGACCGAGGGCATGCCTTCGTTGCCGTCGGCGAACGGGTTGTCGGTCGGGATCGAACCGTCGCGGTTGATGCGGTGGACCTTGCCGTTGGGGAGCTTGGGGTCCTGCGCATCGTCTTGATGGCCGCGCTCGCCGATCGAGAAGTAGAGACGCTTCTGCTTGTCGAACGCGATGCGGCTGCCGAAGTGCAGGCCGGTGTACTTGTAAGTCTCCTCGGGCGCCTCGAACAGGACCTCCTGGTCGATCCAGGCGCCGTCCTTGATCTTGCCGCGGACGACGCGCGTCATCGCGCCGGGGTTGTTGTGCCGATCCTTCTTTCCGCTGCCGTGCGAGTAGCTCAGGTAGAGCCAGCCGTTCTCGCTGTAGTCGGGGTCAACGGCGACGTCCAAGAGACCGCCTTGAACGAACGTGACGACCTCGGGCGTACCGCTGATCGGCTTGGGGTCGAGCTTGCCATCACGCACGATGCGGAGGCGGCCGGGGCGCTCGGTGATGAGGGCGGTGTTGCCGTCGATGAAGGTCAGCGCCCACGGAAGTTCGAGGCCGCCCTCGATCCACTTCGTGACCTTCACGTCGTAGTCGCGCGTTGCGAGTTGTTCGGGGAGCGGCGGGCGCTCGGCGCCTTCGCGTTTGGCGGCGTCGCGGATGTAGCGGATGACGCTGTTGACATCCTCGTCCGAGAGCGTCGCCCCGTAGGCGG from Botrimarina mediterranea encodes:
- a CDS encoding alpha/beta hydrolase, with protein sequence MICRMIIQVLMSGTLSVATTIAAGSEPIEIALWGDTQLAADDIGKYEGRESDRPNRWLTGVEHPVVSVYRPEAMNATGAAVVVFPGGGYAGQAIDKEGHYVAEWLSQRGVTAMVVPYRCGGGKQLHPVPLADAKRAVRLMRSRAEEWGVDTAKIGVMGFSAGGHLAATASTLFDLPLEGPLEGIDDTFAEVSARPDFSILVYPVISMRPEVSHGGSGRNLLGESPDEALVVQMSADEQVTAQTPPALIVHSIDDGAVPVANAQRYYEACRAHGVPVEMHLYETGGHGYGMWATEGSVAAWPAVLEGWLVGRGLATAAN
- a CDS encoding glutathione peroxidase — translated: MQRLLGSALAIALLTQAAIVSAQDLLADSKAPAALAFEMKTLEGEPVNLADEYAGKVVLFVNVASKCGYTRQYAGLQALNEKYADQGLEIVGVPCNQFGGQEPGTAEEIATFCSTKYGVDFDMLEKVEVNGDGQAPLYKYLTKESPHPGAIKWNFEKFLVGRDGKVVGRYASGVAPGDADFVADIEKELAKK
- a CDS encoding PQQ-dependent sugar dehydrogenase, encoding MQKYLLIAIAMGFATIATAQDRGEAIYLEKCASCHGRDLQGGNAQSMVDGFWQFGGGDGELFRNIKFGISAVGMPAYGATLSDEDVNSVIRYIRDAAKREGAERPPLPEQLATRDYDVKVTKWIEGGLELPWALTFIDGNTALITERPGRLRIVRDGKLDPKPISGTPEVVTFVQGGLLDVAVDPDYSENGWLYLSYSHGSGKKDRHNNPGAMTRVVRGKIKDGAWIDQEVLFEAPEETYKYTGLHFGSRIAFDKQKRLYFSIGERGHQDDAQDPKLPNGKVHRINRDGSIPTDNPFADGNEGMPSVFTYGNRNPQGLATHPRSGAIWETEHGPMGGDEVNILKSGANYGWPKITYGINYNGLAISDQQRAKGMEQPVYYWVPSIAVCGVEFCRGEEFPRWRNNLIVSGLSYETVQRLAIANGRVMHNEQLLKGAGRVRDIAIDPSGAIYAVLNGPDMVVKLTNDGAALRQ